A window of Oncorhynchus tshawytscha isolate Ot180627B linkage group LG10, Otsh_v2.0, whole genome shotgun sequence contains these coding sequences:
- the LOC112260585 gene encoding interferon regulatory factor 4 isoform X2, with amino-acid sequence MVREMNFEGDSGLSVICGNGKLRQWLIDQIDSSIYPGLVWENEEKSIFRIPWKHAGKQDYNRDEDAALFKAWALFKGKHREGVDKPDPPTWKTRLRCALNKSNDFDELVERSQLDISDPFKVYRIIPEGAKRGIKMPETTSHMSSVNSYPMHSLYPSLQSQVSGGFMIPQERKEWRDYSHTLDQPQLHQPPHTELQYSQCHYPQPLSRPWHTGPHTDNDFRLHVSLFYRESLVKKVTTSSPEGCRITSSSSSSSSPSSLCHEDRLYSGAETVQFPSPYPQSQRRGAEKLPNVLERGVLLWMTLDGLYAKRLCQSRVYWEGPLAPYTDKPNKLEKEQTCKLFDTQQFLTELQGYAHHGRPMPRHQVVLCFGDEYPDPQRQAKMITAQVEPMFARGMIYFSQQSSSHCLRDYELQGHTEISLPAPGVYQRTLQQSSPLAPGDYQRTLQQSSPLAQGDYQRTLQHMQE; translated from the exons ATGGTTAGAG AGATGAACTTCGAGGGGGACAGCGGCCTGTCAGTGATTTGTGGCAATGGGAAACTTAGACAGTGGCTGATCGATCAGATTGACAGCAGCATCTATCCCGGACTGGTTTGGGAGAATGAAGAGAAAAGCATTTTCAGGATTCCGTGGAAACATGCGGGCAAACAGGATTACAATCGTGACGAGGATGCTGCACTCTTCAAG GCCTGGGCATTGTTCAAAGGGAAACATAGGGAAGGAGTGGACAAACCAGACCCCCCCACATGGAAGACCAGACTGCGATGTGCTCTGAACAAAAGCAATGACTTTGATGAGCTGGTGGAGCGAAGCCAACTGGACATATCCGATCCTTTCAAAGTCTACAGAATCATACCGGAGGGAGCTAAGAGAG GGATCAAGATGCCAGAGACAACGTCCCACATGAGCTCAGTCAACAGCTACCCTATGCACTCTCTATACCCATCTCTACAGAGCCAG GTGTCTGGCGGATTCATGATTCctcaggagaggaaggagtggagggatTACAGCCACACACTGGACCAGCCTCAGCTTCACCAGCCACCCCACACTGAGCTGCAGTACAGCCAGTGCCACTACCCACAGCCACTCAGCCGACCCTGGCACACCGGGCCACACACAGATAATG ACTTCCGACTGCACGTATCCCTGTTCTACCGTGAGTCTCTGGTCAAGAAGGTAACCACCTCTAGTCCTGAAGGCTGCCGGAtcacctcttcttcctcctcatcttcctctccgTCCTCCCTCTGCCACGAGGACAGGCTGTACAGTGGTGCAGAGACGGTGCAGTTCCCCTCCCCTTACCCCCAGtctcagaggagaggggcagagaagcTACCCAACGTCCTGGAGAGGGGCGTGCTCCTGTGGATGACGTTAGATGGGCTCTATGCCAAGCGGCTGTGCCAGAGCCGAGTGTACTGGGAAGGCCCGCTGGCACCCTACACGGACAAACCCAATAAATTGGAGAAAGAACAGACCTGCAAGCTGTTTGACACCCAGCAGTTCCTCACTG AGCTGCAGGGGTATGCCCACCATGGCCGTCCCATGCCcaggcaccaggtggtgctgtgTTTCGGAGACGAGTACCCGGACCCCCAGCGCCAGGCCAAGATGATCACAgcacag GTGGAGCCCATGTTTGCCAGGGGCATGATATACTTCAGCCAGCAGAGCAGCAGTCACTGCCTGAGGGACTATGAGCTACAGGGACACACAGAGATCTCCCTTCCGGCTCCAGGAGTCTACCAGAGGACCCTTCAACAGAGCTCCCCTCTAGCTCCAGGAGACTACCAGAGGACCCTGCAACAGAGCTCCCCTCTAGCTCAAGGAGACTACCAGAGGACCCTGCAACACATGCAGGAGTAA
- the LOC112260585 gene encoding interferon regulatory factor 4 isoform X1, with protein MVREMNFEGDSGLSVICGNGKLRQWLIDQIDSSIYPGLVWENEEKSIFRIPWKHAGKQDYNRDEDAALFKAWALFKGKHREGVDKPDPPTWKTRLRCALNKSNDFDELVERSQLDISDPFKVYRIIPEGAKRGIKMPETTSHMSSVNSYPMHSLYPSLQSQVSGGFMIPQERKEWRDYSHTLDQPQLHQPPHTELQYSQCHYPQPLSRPWHTGPHTDNGYQFTGSFCSYSSSESHPTAFKMDHNMSTLSDFRLHVSLFYRESLVKKVTTSSPEGCRITSSSSSSSSPSSLCHEDRLYSGAETVQFPSPYPQSQRRGAEKLPNVLERGVLLWMTLDGLYAKRLCQSRVYWEGPLAPYTDKPNKLEKEQTCKLFDTQQFLTELQGYAHHGRPMPRHQVVLCFGDEYPDPQRQAKMITAQVEPMFARGMIYFSQQSSSHCLRDYELQGHTEISLPAPGVYQRTLQQSSPLAPGDYQRTLQQSSPLAQGDYQRTLQHMQE; from the exons ATGGTTAGAG AGATGAACTTCGAGGGGGACAGCGGCCTGTCAGTGATTTGTGGCAATGGGAAACTTAGACAGTGGCTGATCGATCAGATTGACAGCAGCATCTATCCCGGACTGGTTTGGGAGAATGAAGAGAAAAGCATTTTCAGGATTCCGTGGAAACATGCGGGCAAACAGGATTACAATCGTGACGAGGATGCTGCACTCTTCAAG GCCTGGGCATTGTTCAAAGGGAAACATAGGGAAGGAGTGGACAAACCAGACCCCCCCACATGGAAGACCAGACTGCGATGTGCTCTGAACAAAAGCAATGACTTTGATGAGCTGGTGGAGCGAAGCCAACTGGACATATCCGATCCTTTCAAAGTCTACAGAATCATACCGGAGGGAGCTAAGAGAG GGATCAAGATGCCAGAGACAACGTCCCACATGAGCTCAGTCAACAGCTACCCTATGCACTCTCTATACCCATCTCTACAGAGCCAG GTGTCTGGCGGATTCATGATTCctcaggagaggaaggagtggagggatTACAGCCACACACTGGACCAGCCTCAGCTTCACCAGCCACCCCACACTGAGCTGCAGTACAGCCAGTGCCACTACCCACAGCCACTCAGCCGACCCTGGCACACCGGGCCACACACAGATAATG GTTATCAGTTTACTGGCTCCTTCTGTTCCTACTCTTCCTCAGAGTCTCACCCCACAGCATTTAAAATGGACCACAACATGTCTACCCTTTCTG ACTTCCGACTGCACGTATCCCTGTTCTACCGTGAGTCTCTGGTCAAGAAGGTAACCACCTCTAGTCCTGAAGGCTGCCGGAtcacctcttcttcctcctcatcttcctctccgTCCTCCCTCTGCCACGAGGACAGGCTGTACAGTGGTGCAGAGACGGTGCAGTTCCCCTCCCCTTACCCCCAGtctcagaggagaggggcagagaagcTACCCAACGTCCTGGAGAGGGGCGTGCTCCTGTGGATGACGTTAGATGGGCTCTATGCCAAGCGGCTGTGCCAGAGCCGAGTGTACTGGGAAGGCCCGCTGGCACCCTACACGGACAAACCCAATAAATTGGAGAAAGAACAGACCTGCAAGCTGTTTGACACCCAGCAGTTCCTCACTG AGCTGCAGGGGTATGCCCACCATGGCCGTCCCATGCCcaggcaccaggtggtgctgtgTTTCGGAGACGAGTACCCGGACCCCCAGCGCCAGGCCAAGATGATCACAgcacag GTGGAGCCCATGTTTGCCAGGGGCATGATATACTTCAGCCAGCAGAGCAGCAGTCACTGCCTGAGGGACTATGAGCTACAGGGACACACAGAGATCTCCCTTCCGGCTCCAGGAGTCTACCAGAGGACCCTTCAACAGAGCTCCCCTCTAGCTCCAGGAGACTACCAGAGGACCCTGCAACAGAGCTCCCCTCTAGCTCAAGGAGACTACCAGAGGACCCTGCAACACATGCAGGAGTAA